In Helicobacter mastomyrinus, a single genomic region encodes these proteins:
- the rpiB gene encoding ribose 5-phosphate isomerase B, whose product MNHAQRTTYFIGTDHAGFTLKAFVIAFLEAKGFRVVDLAPQTNERVDYPDYAKKVCEAMKTEADSKGILICGSGIGMSIAANRFKHIRAALCTDAYMAKMARTHNDANVLCMGERISGVGEVESILQAFIEYEFEGGRHLGRVQKLGDLS is encoded by the coding sequence ATGAATCACGCTCAAAGAACTACTTATTTTATAGGCACTGACCACGCAGGATTCACACTTAAAGCATTTGTGATTGCATTTTTAGAAGCTAAGGGCTTTAGAGTGGTTGATTTAGCCCCGCAAACAAATGAGAGGGTGGATTACCCTGATTATGCTAAAAAAGTGTGTGAAGCGATGAAAACAGAGGCAGATTCTAAAGGAATCTTAATCTGTGGTAGCGGAATTGGAATGAGCATTGCTGCTAATCGTTTTAAACATATTCGCGCAGCACTTTGCACTGATGCGTATATGGCAAAAATGGCGCGCACTCATAATGATGCTAATGTGCTATGTATGGGTGAGCGTATCAGTGGAGTAGGCGAGGTGGAATCTATACTTCAAGCCTTTATTGAATATGAGTTTGAGGGTGGGCGACATCTTGGGCGTGTGCAAAAACTAGGGGATTTAAGCTAG
- a CDS encoding adenine phosphoribosyltransferase, with amino-acid sequence MNKQKITDSIRAIYDYPKPGIVFRDITTLIGDAEIFTEVIDIFKKRYESERIDFIAGIEARGFIFGAALSFAMGVGFVPIRKKGKLPHTTVSEKYSLEYGFDEVEMHIDAFRDKKGARVVLVDDLIATGGTAEASVKLIESMGAQCVEAAFVINLKGLEGEKRLTPYTKVFSIVEYEGK; translated from the coding sequence ATGAATAAGCAGAAGATTACAGATTCTATACGCGCGATCTATGACTATCCTAAGCCGGGCATTGTCTTTCGTGATATAACTACGCTTATAGGTGATGCGGAAATCTTTACTGAAGTGATTGATATTTTTAAAAAACGTTATGAGAGTGAAAGAATTGACTTTATCGCCGGGATTGAGGCGAGAGGCTTTATCTTTGGTGCGGCTCTTAGCTTTGCTATGGGGGTCGGGTTTGTCCCTATACGTAAGAAAGGCAAACTTCCACACACAACGGTAAGTGAGAAGTACAGCCTTGAATATGGCTTTGATGAAGTAGAAATGCACATTGATGCCTTCAGGGATAAAAAGGGTGCAAGAGTGGTGCTTGTAGATGATTTGATCGCCACAGGTGGCACGGCAGAAGCAAGTGTGAAACTTATAGAATCTATGGGAGCGCAATGTGTGGAAGCGGCTTTTGTAATAAACCTTAAGGGTTTAGAGGGGGAGAAAAGGCTTACACCCTATACAAAAGTTTTTAGCATTGTTGAATATGAGGGCAAATGA
- the lepB gene encoding signal peptidase I, with the protein MQAFVIPTRSMVGTLLEGDFLFVKKFSYGIPTPRIPWLEVNVLPDFRGNGHLLEGERPQRGDVVVFIPPHIEKTYYVKRTFAVGGDEVIFDKDGLYLHPFEGDEYVREHYSSHIIVERLGKLFVKDPYMAAHPGIAYKSVFYKYPKSRERYLVDEEGRLYQRVCVEGGEGFNIGDGEENCELWSRTYSNEPLESFIEDTNIAYTSMKNGETISSMLKLDGDIFYKKIADDEFFMIGDNRNNSFDSRFWGSVPYKNIIGQPWFIYFSINKANSQEIGADEDKSKRYTIRWDRIFKTTGGLEERMKESKPKH; encoded by the coding sequence ATGCAGGCATTTGTGATTCCCACACGTTCTATGGTGGGGACACTTTTAGAGGGGGATTTTTTATTTGTTAAGAAGTTTAGCTATGGGATTCCCACACCTCGCATTCCTTGGCTTGAGGTTAATGTATTACCTGATTTTAGGGGAAATGGGCATTTGCTTGAGGGGGAGCGTCCTCAAAGAGGTGATGTAGTGGTCTTTATCCCTCCCCATATAGAAAAGACATATTATGTCAAACGCACTTTTGCAGTGGGCGGCGATGAGGTGATTTTTGATAAAGATGGGTTGTATTTACACCCATTTGAGGGTGATGAGTATGTGAGGGAGCATTATTCAAGCCATATTATCGTAGAGAGATTGGGCAAACTCTTTGTGAAAGATCCTTATATGGCAGCACACCCGGGCATTGCTTACAAAAGTGTATTTTATAAGTATCCCAAAAGTAGAGAGCGCTACTTAGTTGATGAAGAGGGGAGGCTGTATCAGCGTGTGTGTGTTGAAGGTGGTGAGGGCTTTAATATCGGCGATGGAGAAGAGAATTGCGAATTATGGAGTAGAACATATAGTAATGAGCCTTTAGAATCTTTTATTGAGGATACAAATATTGCCTATACGAGTATGAAAAATGGGGAGACTATAAGCAGTATGCTCAAGCTTGATGGCGATATATTCTATAAAAAAATTGCAGATGATGAGTTTTTTATGATAGGGGATAATCGCAACAATAGCTTTGATTCACGTTTTTGGGGCAGTGTGCCATATAAAAATATCATAGGGCAACCGTGGTTTATATATTTTAGTATCAATAAGGCAAATAGCCAAGAGATTGGAGCAGATGAGGATAAGAGTAAGCGCTATACGATTCGCTGGGATAGAATTTTTAAAACCACAGGGGGACTTGAAGAAAGAATGAAAGAGTCAAAGCCAAAGCATTAA